Proteins encoded by one window of Candidatus Nitrosocosmicus hydrocola:
- a CDS encoding EamA family transporter translates to MTKLRIWLILVMLWVVIGSTYITIEIAIDTIPPFLMSGIRYVLSGVLLILVYILLPSQNINYQIKLNQKSTTTTSHRSKLESILDKRQWKEATIIGAALILGGQGLLTWGEQYLSSSFTALLFSTVPIWILLLGKILYNEKLKKFTVLGVIVGSIGFIILILPSLAAQFLDTNSPSTNNLELVGIFALVIAALSWSVGSLYSSKANLPVNVLVSTGMMLFVGGFFLIALSIATGELENFHISSISIESMTSLIYLITVGSAGWAGFFWILRNTSASLANTFAYVSPVVAVILGWAILSEAITVQIVFATLIIMSGVILIANRGKF, encoded by the coding sequence ATGACCAAGCTAAGGATTTGGTTGATATTGGTAATGCTTTGGGTAGTTATAGGATCAACATATATTACTATAGAAATTGCTATCGATACTATCCCGCCATTTTTGATGTCTGGAATAAGATATGTGCTTTCTGGAGTACTTCTCATTCTGGTATATATTCTACTTCCTTCTCAAAACATCAATTATCAGATTAAACTAAATCAAAAGTCCACCACCACCACCAGTCATAGGAGCAAACTTGAGTCAATACTTGACAAGAGACAGTGGAAGGAGGCAACAATTATTGGAGCTGCATTGATACTGGGAGGACAAGGATTGTTGACATGGGGCGAGCAATATCTTTCTTCCAGCTTTACTGCACTTTTATTTTCGACTGTTCCTATCTGGATATTACTTCTTGGAAAAATACTATATAATGAAAAACTCAAGAAATTCACAGTCCTTGGAGTAATTGTAGGTTCTATTGGATTTATAATACTTATACTTCCATCTTTAGCTGCACAATTTCTAGATACAAATTCTCCGAGCACCAATAATTTAGAATTGGTTGGTATATTTGCATTGGTAATTGCTGCACTCAGCTGGTCGGTCGGGTCGTTGTACTCTTCTAAAGCTAATCTACCTGTCAACGTTCTTGTTTCAACTGGTATGATGTTATTTGTAGGGGGATTTTTTTTGATTGCATTGAGCATTGCGACAGGCGAACTAGAGAACTTTCACATATCTTCAATTTCGATAGAATCCATGACCTCGTTAATTTATCTTATTACCGTCGGTTCAGCGGGATGGGCGGGATTTTTCTGGATTCTTAGAAATACATCAGCATCATTGGCAAATACTTTTGCCTATGTTAGTCCTGTAGTGGCGGTTATTCTCGGATGGGCTATACTAAGCGAAGCTATCACTGTGCAAATAGTATTTGCAACCCTGATAATAATGTCGGGAGTAATATTGATTGCAAATAGAGGAAAATTCTGA
- a CDS encoding alpha/beta hydrolase, translating into MAITDSGAQNVMFVHGSCHGGWCWKKLVQYLNPNEFNIFLPTLTGLGERSHLANENTDLNTHIEDILQVFKYEDLSNVILIGHSYAGMVISGVAEVIPDKIKLLIYLDAYIPQDGKTAFDLVPGLIDLYKGRTMHDQNKPWLVKSYTPHEFDISDTKDVQWVEPKLVPMPWHTHTQPLKVKNKESMKIPKAFVTSGAFGEGMFQRQTEEEKNKWDYYELKRGHDVMITAPEELARILSIIISKENR; encoded by the coding sequence GTGGCTATAACGGATTCTGGTGCTCAAAATGTTATGTTTGTTCATGGCTCATGTCACGGGGGTTGGTGTTGGAAAAAACTCGTGCAGTATTTAAATCCAAATGAATTCAATATCTTTTTACCAACCCTCACCGGATTAGGTGAAAGAAGTCACCTTGCCAATGAAAACACGGATCTCAATACACATATTGAGGACATTCTGCAGGTATTCAAATATGAAGATTTGTCTAATGTTATTCTAATTGGTCATAGTTATGCAGGTATGGTAATAAGCGGTGTGGCTGAAGTAATTCCTGATAAGATAAAGCTACTGATATACCTTGATGCATATATTCCTCAAGATGGGAAAACAGCCTTTGATCTTGTTCCTGGACTAATAGACCTATACAAAGGAAGAACCATGCATGATCAAAATAAGCCTTGGCTTGTTAAATCTTATACACCACATGAATTTGATATCTCTGACACAAAGGATGTACAATGGGTGGAACCTAAACTTGTTCCTATGCCTTGGCATACACATACACAACCACTCAAGGTCAAAAATAAAGAATCAATGAAAATTCCAAAAGCTTTTGTTACATCAGGAGCGTTCGGAGAAGGTATGTTTCAAAGACAGACCGAGGAAGAGAAAAACAAGTGGGATTATTATGAACTCAAAAGGGGTCACGATGTTATGATCACCGCACCGGAAGAACTAGCAAGAATACTATCGATAATAATATCGAAAGAAAATAGGTAA